The nucleotide sequence GTCTTACGCTTCTCTTGCAATAGCGTCTGAAACGCATGGTATCGATTTTTATGCACTTGGTTTGCAGATTTCGGGTGCGGGTACACTAATCGGGGGGATTAACTTCCTCGTAACGATCGTTAACATGCGTGCCCCGGGAATGACTTATATGAGAATGCCGATGTTCACTTGGGCAACATTCGTAACATCAGCTCTTATCCTGTTTGCGTTCCCTCCACTGACTGTTGGTCTTTTCTTAATGATTTTTGACCGTATGTTTGGTTCTAATTTCTTTGATGTATCAAATGGAGGTAACACAATTATCTGGGAACATCTTTTCTGGATCTTTGGTCACCCGGAAGTTTATATCTTGATCTTACCGGCATTCGGTATTTTCTCAGAAATCTTTGCGATTTTCTCTAGAAAACGTCTTTTCGGTTACTCATCCATGGTATTCGCGACTGTATTGATCGGTTTCCTTGGATTCATGGTATGGGCACACCATATGTTCACAACTGGTCTTGGACCGATCGCAAACGCGATTTTCGCAGTAGCTACAATGGCAATTGCCGTTCCTACAGGTATCAAGATTTTCAACTGGATGTTCACAATGTGGGGTGGAAGCATCAAGTTCACAACTCCGATGCTTTGGGCAGTAGCCTTCATTCCTTCATTCGTAGCCGGTGGTGTAACTGGTGTCATGCTGGCATCCGCTGCTGCAGACTATCAGTATCATGACAGCTATTTCGTTGTTGCTCACTTCCACTACGTTATCGTTGGTGGTGTAGTATTCGCACTATTTGCAGGTGCACACCTGTACTGGCCAAAAATGTTTGGCACAATGCTGAATGAAACTCTTGGTAAAGTTACGTTCTGGTTATTCCTGATTGGTTTCCACCTGACGTTCTTCATCCAGCACTTCCTTGGATTGATGGGGATGCCTCGTCGTATCTTTACATTC is from Mesobacillus boroniphilus and encodes:
- the ctaD gene encoding cytochrome c oxidase subunit I; amino-acid sequence: MSTYAQKKGFGATLWDYLTTVDHKKIAILYLIAGGFFFILGGLEALFIRIQLAVPNNDFVSAGFYNEILTMHGTTMIFLAAMPLVFAFMNAVMPLQIGARDVAFPFLNSLGFWLFFFGGVFLNLSWFLGGAPDAGWTSYASLAIASETHGIDFYALGLQISGAGTLIGGINFLVTIVNMRAPGMTYMRMPMFTWATFVTSALILFAFPPLTVGLFLMIFDRMFGSNFFDVSNGGNTIIWEHLFWIFGHPEVYILILPAFGIFSEIFAIFSRKRLFGYSSMVFATVLIGFLGFMVWAHHMFTTGLGPIANAIFAVATMAIAVPTGIKIFNWMFTMWGGSIKFTTPMLWAVAFIPSFVAGGVTGVMLASAAADYQYHDSYFVVAHFHYVIVGGVVFALFAGAHLYWPKMFGTMLNETLGKVTFWLFLIGFHLTFFIQHFLGLMGMPRRIFTFLPGQGLETGNLISSIGAIFMAIATIVLLINVIMTQVKNEKVGNDPWGDGRTLEWAIASPPPFYNFKQLPLVRGLDAYWLEKMEGKNEMTPAEPLGDIHMPNNSFIPFVISLGLFIAAFGAMYRADTSWGLLVLILGMAVTLGAMFVRSIKDDHGFHIHKEDLMDDDNDKGAKA